The window TCAAACGATAGATCCTTTTGAAGCCTGCCTTGAAATCTCTCGGACCCAACAGCTTACAGCAGTTATTTTATTAGTTAACAAGGAAGAAATTGACTATAAAAAAGCCATGTACTCTGGAGCAATTGATGTATTAGATATTGAAAGTGATGAAGATGAGGTCATTGAAGCGATTTCAAAAGCTGAAAGTGTTGTAAGTCTTAAGGTAAAAGGAGATAAAGCGAATAGGATAGTAGATAAGGAAGCAAAAATTATAACTGTCTGCAGTACAAAAGGTGGTGTCGGAAAAACAACTGTCAGTGTGAATACGTCAGTCGCTTTAAATAAACACAATCTAAAAGTAGCAATTATTGATTTAGATCTGCAATTTGGTGATGTCTCACTGTTGTTTGATATTCAGCCTTCAGTCACAATCTACGATTGGGTCAAGCAGTCCTATGAGAATGGGGATAAATCCATCGAGGAGTATATGTTAAGACATAAATCAGGAATTGACATATTGGCTGCCCCAACACAGCCGGAGTTTTCAGAAATGGTAACGGGAGAACATATTTCCTACTTAATTGAAGCCATGAAACAGGAATATGACATGATAGTTATCGATACTCCTCCTGCGTTTGTTGAAACAAGCTTAGTCGCTATGGAACTATCCGATATGATTTTGTTAGTCGCTTCACTAGATTTACCAGCACTTAAAAATGGAAAACTCGCAATTGAAACACTTAATTTATTAGGTCTGAAGAATAAAGTACATGTTATCTTGAATCGAGATTCTGAGACGGAAGATATGACGAAGGAATTAGTAGAAGATGTACTAGGGATGAAAATAGAAGGAAGCATTCCAAGCGATTATCGAACAGTTATCTCCTCTATCAATAAGGGAGAATCCTTTGTCACACTAAACTCAAAAAGCGCTGTCGCGAAATCTGTCATGAAAATAAGTGAACAAATTATCAATGACAACCTAAGTGAGTATCTAACAAGGAAGAAAGAAAAGAAAAAAGGCTGGTTTTTTTCAAAAAGTAAAAAATAGAGGAGATTTTCATGTCATTATTAAAGAGGATAAATGAAAAAACCCTTACGACCATTCCTGTTGAAGGGAAACAGGAAACACAGAAAAGGGAAGTAACGAGGCCCATTGAAAATGAATTAAAAAAACAGCTTCATATCCATTTAGTTACCGAGCTGAAAAAGCTGCCCGCTCTTTCCGATAAGGAGCAGCTCGAGCTAATTGAGAAAGAAGCGATGAAGTTTTTCAATGAGAAAAATGACCGCTTGACCTTTGAAGGTAGAAAAGAATTAGTCGATATGGTCTCCAATGAATTAATTGGCTTTGGGCCGATTACACCTTTATTGAATGATCCCGAGGTATCTGAAATTATGGTAAATGGTCCTTATCAGATCTATGTAGAAAAAAGCGGGAAATTAACGTTAAGCGATAAATATTTTCGCGATGATGAACATGCGTTACAGGTCATTGAGAAAATTGTTTCCCCGCTAGGAAGAAGAATTGATGAAAGTAGTCCGATGGTGGATGCTCGTCTTCCGGATGGCTCGCGGGTAAATGCTATTATCCCTCCCTTATCATTGGTTGGACCATCGATAACGATTCGGAAATTCCCCCAAAACCGGCTGAAAATGCCGGATTTAATTAAATTTGGTTCCTTAACAGAAGAAATGGCAAAATTTCTTGATGCTTGTGTAAAAGCTCGGTTGAATATTTTTATCAGTGGGGGTACAGGGAGCGGCAAAACAAGTTTATTAAATGTTTTGTCTTCATTTATCCCGCATGATGAGCGAATTATCACGATTGAAGATGCGGCGGAGCTCCAGCTGTTACAGGATCATATCGTTTCATTAGAAACAAGACCACCTAATATAGAAGGCAAAGGGGCCATAACGATAAGGGATTTAGTGAAAAACTCGCTACGGATGAGACCGGACCGAATTGTTATCGGAGAGGTTAGAAGCGGTGAGGCGTTAGATATGCTCCAGGCAATGAATACGGGACACGATGGCTCCTTGGCAACTGGTCACTCTAATTCTCCTCGTGAAATGCTTTCTCGTCTTGAAACGATGGTACTGATGGCTGGAATGGATCTGCCGATTCGTGCAATCAGAGAGCAAATAGCAGGTGCAATTGATTTAATCATCCAACAATCGAGATTAAAGGACGGCAGCAGAAAGATAGTCAATATAACAGAAGTAATTGGGATGGAAGGTGAAACCATTATTTTACAGGATTTGTTCACTTTTAATCAAACTGGAACTTCCGCCAATGGGAAAGTAATTGGTAAGCATGTATCAACAGGTATCCGGCCGCATTGTTCTGAAAAATTAGCACAGTATGGCTTCGAGCTTCCTTCTGAATGGTTTAATGGAGAGTGACTAGTATGATCTTTATTATTTTCATTTTATCAACCATTCTTTTCGCATTTATTTTAACGAAATATGTTAATAAGAAACAAAAGGTCAGAAGAAGAATACAGCAATTAACAAAAGTGGAAATAAACACGGTAGAGGCTGATTCAAAAGCTGAAGGACCAATGACATCTCCTATTAAAAAAATCCTCTCTATTCTATCTAAAAGCATAAAAACAACGGAAACGAAACGGATTAAAATAGAAAGTGAATTAGAGGGTGCAGGTATTCCACTTAAAGTGGAGGAGTTTATTACTATTAGACTTGTTATGTTTACAATCGCTTTTTTCTTTTCTTTCTTTTTTGGCTTTCATTTACTAGTGGCTCTTTTGTGTGCAGTCCTCGGCTGGAATCTGCCATCATTCTATATTCGAAGAAAAAAACAATCTAGATTAAATGCTTTCACAGCGCAGCTTCCAGATGCTTTAGAAACAATGGCTAGTGCGATTAAATCAGGCTTTAGCTTTATGCAGGCGATGCAGCTGGTTTCTAAAGAAATGGATCCGCCAATCGGTATTGAGTTTGCCCGGACAAACAAAGAAATTAACCTGGGGATTTCAATGGAGACGGCCTTTGGGAATTTGTTAAAGCGGATGCCAAACAAAGATTTAGAAATTGTCGTTACGGCGGTTTTGATTCAACGCTCTACAGGAGGCAATCTTGTACAAATGCTTGAAACCATCCATGCCACTATTTCTGAGAGAGTCCGTATGAAGGACGAGTTAAAGGCTTTAACCTCTCAGGGGAGGATGTCTGCCACCGTTATTTCCCTGCTGCCGGTCGCTCTAGGAGGTATTTTATATCTTATGGATCGCAGCTATTTTAATCCGATGCTATCTCATCCTATTGGAGTAGTGTTAATTAGTGCTGGTATCATTTCAGGGGTCATAGGCTGGCTCTTGATTAATAAGATTGTAAAGGTTGAGGTATAGAAGATGATCTCATTTTTATTCGTACTCTTTACTTTTTTGTTTTTTACCAGCGTTGGCTATCTTATACTACTACAGATATTTAAAAATAAAATGGTGATTTATCAAAGAGTCTCACCATGGCTGACGAGCAAAAACCAACTTGTATCACTTGAAACAAATGATGAGGACATTAGAAATAAATCCCTTTATATTCGGTTTGTTCAACCTGTACTGATAAAGGGACGAATGTTTTTCGTCAAGCGAATGCCGAAACAAAAAATGATTCAATTTGAAAAAAAGCTTCAAGCAGCAGGAAATCCTTTTGGAATTTCAGCAGGTGATTTTGTATTAATCCAATATTTGTTGCCAGTTTTCTTATTCCTCCTTTTTATGTTTCTCCTTGGGCCTGCAACAGAGGATAAATTAAGGTTATTTATTGTCGCTCTCTTTGTATCTTTTGCCTCTTATGGATATATCCATTACTACTTAATTGTCAAAAGCAAACAGCGCACAATGCTTATTGATAAAGCGATGCCTGACTTCTTTGATTTATTAAATGTTTCGATTGAGGCAGGGATGGGGTTAGATGGAGCCTTAAGAAAGGTGGCTATGCAAATGAACACACCGTTATCTAAAGAGTTCTTGTCAACGTTAGAGGATATGAAGCTTGGTAAATCTAGGAAACAGGCATTTGCAGAGCTTAGGGAACGTGTACCATCTGATTTCTTCAAAAGCGTTATGAGCTCCATTATCCAGGCCGATCAAATGGGAATTGGCATGAGTAAGGTGTTGAGGGCTCAAACGCAAAGAATCAGGGAAAAACAGCGCTTCAATGCAAAGGAACAGGCTATGAAGGCACCGGTAAAAATGTTGATCCCAATGGTGATTTTTATTTTTCCCACCTTGTTTATTGTTCTCCTTGGACCTGTTCTGATTAAGCTAATAACAGAGTTTTTGTAAAGCTATGATGAATTCATCATAGCTTTTTTACGTAAGCCTTTAACTATGAGCTATATGTAGTGGCAGACATAATCTTTTTTAGAAGGGTAACGCCATTGAAGACACTTTGAAGGGGGAGTGCTATATTAATAAGAACAAGGGTTTCCTGACTTCTTTCAGGAAACCCTTGTGGTGCTTATTGAGCGTTTGCCTTAGTCTCAAATTCTTTAGACATTCGCTCCATTAAAGCAGCCATGTGAGCTCTTTTTGATGTTTCATTCGGACGGAAGGTTCCATCATCATAACCACTGATAAAGCCTTTCTGTGCTAAGGCTTGGACAGCATTATATGACCATTGACCCTCCTGTATATCTTGAAAAGGATTTTCTGTATCTGGAATAGGGTAACTGAAGATATTATATAAGATTTGAGCTAATTCCTGTCTCTTTAATGGTGCATTTGGATCGAATTTATTTGGTTCCTTACCATTTACATATCCTAGTTCCCTGGCAACTTCAATTTCTTTTTGGGCCCAGTGACCTTTCGTATCAGTAAATTGATATTGGTCCGGTAGTTTATTTGCCTTCCCTAAAGCTCTTACAAGGATAACAGCACCCTGTGCTCGTGTAAGTGTCGATCCTGGAGAAAAGGTTGTACTAGTAGTGCCATGCATCCAGCCTTTCTCCGAGACAAGGTCAATACTTTTTTGAGCCCAGCTAAAGCTTGCTGTAAGGTCTACGAAGAATTGTTTATTTAACCATAGAGAGTAATAATGCCACATTTCAGGTAATTCATGCTGTAAAGCCCAAGACCCTGTTCCTTTTATCCCATATTTTTTCGGCAGAAGAAGCTTGGCTTTTATTGACTGTTCATTTTCATACCAAATGACATATTCACCTTGTGTTAGTTTTGTTTTATTAATAATATAGTCTTGCCCCTTTGGAATCTTAAATGAAACCATTGGTGACTGAGTCTTTTCATCAAATTTAACGGTTCCATTGTACTCTTCTGTTAGGGATTTTATTCTTGAGCTTGATACTCCCATCCCATTGATTTTCTTATTTTCCAATGTAGGACCGTCTGTTTTCCACATCCTGCCGTAAAAAGGCAGACCTGCTACAATCTTATCCTTTGGAACTCCTTGATTGAGCGCGTATTTAATGGATCTTTCAAAAAAGGATATACTGGATACCGGTCCAATTGGACTTTCCGGTGATTCCCAGCTTTCATCATAAGCCATAATCATTAAATAATCACAATGGTCAGACAATCCTTTATAATCATAGAAGCCGTGCCATCCTCCCGACCAGTTGTTAGGATTAGCAGCAACTGCTACAGAAACTTCTTTATTGTCCGGTATTTTTTTCCGTAATAAACGGATAAAATCGGTATGTTCATCACGGAAATCAGAGCTAACGCCTTCAATATCAACATTAACCCCATCTAAATGATACGTTTTAATCGCTTCAGCAATGCTTGTGGCCAGCTGCTCACGTTTTTTTAGCCCATTTATTCCAGCCGTTTTATTCCAGTGATTGGCTAAGAATGGGACGACTTTTATTCCTCTTTTTTTCATTTCATTAATAAATGAATCATTTAGTGTCCAGGTGACTTCTAATTCTCCATTTTCAGCAATATCAAAATAGTTCGGCGAAACAACATTTAGGCTTCCTTGTGTTTTGTTTACTTGAGAGAGGTACGAATTTGGCACTCCAAAAAATAAATAAGACATATTAAATAAGCCGGTATTTGCATGCATGGGTGTGCTTTTCTGTAGTGCAGTAGAAAGTCCTAACATAAGAATCGTGAGGAATATCAATCGCTTCATAGGTGCACCTCATTTCTACATTTTAAATTTCATCGGTAATAATAGCAGTGAAGTTAAATCCCCGGTCCGTTCGTGTAATGGTGTACTTAATATTTTCGTATGTCATCGTCGTATTCTTAACATTTTGTAAATCTGCATTAGGTCTGACGCCAATTTGATAGAAAAAGTCATCGACATCAAACATTTGAACCTCCGGATGTAATAGAAGTATAATTTGACCCCAGCCGCTTAACATCGAGTACACAGCAGAAGAGGATGAAGGATTGGATGTCACGAAAGCAATTTGGTGAATATTACCTTCTTGAACCTGGATATTTAGTTGATGATCCTTATTTAACGTCGCGCTATAGATTGTTTTGTCTTTCTCTACCTTTTCATTAAGTTGTTTAATGTATAGCTCTGACAGTTGATCATCTGAAATTGCATTCCATTTTTCCTTGAAATCTTGGAATGGCAGCTGTTCAAGTTCTTTTTCCATATCGTGATCAGCCTTATTTGGTTCTATCTGTGTGTGGGGGCGACTATGTAGTGAATCAGTAATTTCCTCAGCTTGTAGAGTTTTTTCAACTTGCGGTATCGGATCCTGTTCTTTTTCTTCCGTTTGTTCACTATCTGATTCTGTCATAGGTTGTTCCTGTTCTTTCGTATAGTTATCTGGGATTGTTATCTGTTCTTCCGTTGATAGCTTTATATAG of the Bacillus tuaregi genome contains:
- a CDS encoding AAA family ATPase — translated: MNYYIHSEKRMYSTAVKLMLDELNKSSKIFDQFQDLVSALCEAKGSIVILGPNQTIDPFEACLEISRTQQLTAVILLVNKEEIDYKKAMYSGAIDVLDIESDEDEVIEAISKAESVVSLKVKGDKANRIVDKEAKIITVCSTKGGVGKTTVSVNTSVALNKHNLKVAIIDLDLQFGDVSLLFDIQPSVTIYDWVKQSYENGDKSIEEYMLRHKSGIDILAAPTQPEFSEMVTGEHISYLIEAMKQEYDMIVIDTPPAFVETSLVAMELSDMILLVASLDLPALKNGKLAIETLNLLGLKNKVHVILNRDSETEDMTKELVEDVLGMKIEGSIPSDYRTVISSINKGESFVTLNSKSAVAKSVMKISEQIINDNLSEYLTRKKEKKKGWFFSKSKK
- a CDS encoding CpaF family protein, giving the protein MSLLKRINEKTLTTIPVEGKQETQKREVTRPIENELKKQLHIHLVTELKKLPALSDKEQLELIEKEAMKFFNEKNDRLTFEGRKELVDMVSNELIGFGPITPLLNDPEVSEIMVNGPYQIYVEKSGKLTLSDKYFRDDEHALQVIEKIVSPLGRRIDESSPMVDARLPDGSRVNAIIPPLSLVGPSITIRKFPQNRLKMPDLIKFGSLTEEMAKFLDACVKARLNIFISGGTGSGKTSLLNVLSSFIPHDERIITIEDAAELQLLQDHIVSLETRPPNIEGKGAITIRDLVKNSLRMRPDRIVIGEVRSGEALDMLQAMNTGHDGSLATGHSNSPREMLSRLETMVLMAGMDLPIRAIREQIAGAIDLIIQQSRLKDGSRKIVNITEVIGMEGETIILQDLFTFNQTGTSANGKVIGKHVSTGIRPHCSEKLAQYGFELPSEWFNGE
- a CDS encoding type II secretion system F family protein, whose product is MIFIIFILSTILFAFILTKYVNKKQKVRRRIQQLTKVEINTVEADSKAEGPMTSPIKKILSILSKSIKTTETKRIKIESELEGAGIPLKVEEFITIRLVMFTIAFFFSFFFGFHLLVALLCAVLGWNLPSFYIRRKKQSRLNAFTAQLPDALETMASAIKSGFSFMQAMQLVSKEMDPPIGIEFARTNKEINLGISMETAFGNLLKRMPNKDLEIVVTAVLIQRSTGGNLVQMLETIHATISERVRMKDELKALTSQGRMSATVISLLPVALGGILYLMDRSYFNPMLSHPIGVVLISAGIISGVIGWLLINKIVKVEV
- a CDS encoding type II secretion system F family protein yields the protein MISFLFVLFTFLFFTSVGYLILLQIFKNKMVIYQRVSPWLTSKNQLVSLETNDEDIRNKSLYIRFVQPVLIKGRMFFVKRMPKQKMIQFEKKLQAAGNPFGISAGDFVLIQYLLPVFLFLLFMFLLGPATEDKLRLFIVALFVSFASYGYIHYYLIVKSKQRTMLIDKAMPDFFDLLNVSIEAGMGLDGALRKVAMQMNTPLSKEFLSTLEDMKLGKSRKQAFAELRERVPSDFFKSVMSSIIQADQMGIGMSKVLRAQTQRIREKQRFNAKEQAMKAPVKMLIPMVIFIFPTLFIVLLGPVLIKLITEFL
- a CDS encoding glycosyl hydrolase family 18 protein; this encodes MKRLIFLTILMLGLSTALQKSTPMHANTGLFNMSYLFFGVPNSYLSQVNKTQGSLNVVSPNYFDIAENGELEVTWTLNDSFINEMKKRGIKVVPFLANHWNKTAGINGLKKREQLATSIAEAIKTYHLDGVNVDIEGVSSDFRDEHTDFIRLLRKKIPDNKEVSVAVAANPNNWSGGWHGFYDYKGLSDHCDYLMIMAYDESWESPESPIGPVSSISFFERSIKYALNQGVPKDKIVAGLPFYGRMWKTDGPTLENKKINGMGVSSSRIKSLTEEYNGTVKFDEKTQSPMVSFKIPKGQDYIINKTKLTQGEYVIWYENEQSIKAKLLLPKKYGIKGTGSWALQHELPEMWHYYSLWLNKQFFVDLTASFSWAQKSIDLVSEKGWMHGTTSTTFSPGSTLTRAQGAVILVRALGKANKLPDQYQFTDTKGHWAQKEIEVARELGYVNGKEPNKFDPNAPLKRQELAQILYNIFSYPIPDTENPFQDIQEGQWSYNAVQALAQKGFISGYDDGTFRPNETSKRAHMAALMERMSKEFETKANAQ